From Cupriavidus oxalaticus:
GGGGCCAGCCTGAACTGATCCCGCAGTCGCGCTACCTGGATCTGTGCCGGCATGGCGAACGTTTCCGGTTTCTCGCAAAGACACGCGCCCGCTGGCGCCCGAAGGTCGTCATTTGCCTGAGCCATCGCCATGCCGACGAATACATCGAAGCCTTCTCGCTAGGCGGGCTCGCCAGCGAGGAGCATGCACTCCAGCCGGCAGACCAGGTCAGGCGCCTGCGCCTCTTCACCAAGGACGGGACGACGTGGATCATCTGCCCGGCAATCGGCGGTAGCGCCGGGATGACGTCGCAGGTTCAACTCGATGCGTTCGGAAAGTTTCTGGGCATGCGGCTGGCGGAGAGCGACTTCAAGCACTGCGCCGAGCTCGATGCCGTCGACGATGGAGCGCCGGCCAGGGCGGAGCGCCTGCCGGAGCGCTGCGAGACGAGGAGGCTGCCTGCCGAAGCGGGTGGTAGTCGTCCGGTGGAACGTGTCCGGCCAATGTTTCCGGCTAATGAACCCGCGCGAGCGGGAAATTGCGAATCCCTCGTCTAGTGCCACCCAAAAAACTGATGTAAAAAACTTTCAATTTTCCCGAGTCAAAATACTTGAGACAATTCGCAATCTTCATTCATTGAATTTCCCATTGAAGGCACCGTTAGCGCGGTGTCTTTTTTTTGCGTGGAGGGTGGAACGCAGTCGGGCGACGCGGCGCTGGCGGCAGGCCGGCATGCGCCGGCCTGCACGGCCTCAATCAGCCGTGATGTTGTTGGCCTTCACCACCTCGCCCCACATCTTGTAGTGGGTGCGGGTCAGCGTTGCGAGCTGCTCGGGCGTGCCGCCGCCGGGCTCGTCGCCGCGGTCGACGATGCTCTTGACGACGGCAGGGTCCTTCAGCGCCGTATTCAACGCGCCGTTGGCCTTCTTGACGATGTCGGGGCTCAGGCCCGGCGGCCCGTACAGGCCGATGAACGAGATGATGGTGAAGTCCTTGATGCCGCTCTCGGTGGCCGTCGGTACATCCGGGATCATGGCCACGCGCTTGGGTCCGGTGACCATCAGCGGCCGCAGCTGGCCCGACTTGATGAAGGGCGCGACGACCGAGGTTGCATCGAACATCGCATCCAGGCGCCCGGCCATCAGGTCGACCATCGCCGGGCTGCTGCCCTTGTAAGGCACGTGGTTCATTTTGGGGCCGCCCATGCGCTCGCGCAGCAGCTCCATCGTGACATGCGGCAATGCGCCGGTGCCGCCCGAGCCATAGTCGATGGTCTTGCCGGACTTGTCCCGCGCCTTTACCTCCTCGACAAACTGCGCGTACGTCCTGATGGGCGAACTGGCGGGCACGACCAGGACCAGCGGCGACTGCAGCATCACGCCGATCGGCGTCAGCTTCTGCGGGTCGACGATGCCGAGCTTGGTGTAGACGTGCGGCATGATCGTCATCGAGCCGTTGCCTACCAGCAGCTTATTCCCGTCCGGCGCCGCGCGCATGACCTCAATGGAGGCGATATTGCCATTCACACCGGCCTTGTTGTCGATGACAAACGGCTGGCCGAGCGAACTCTGCAGGCCGTTAAGCAGCGCACGTCCCGCGAAGTCGGTCTGGCCGCCGGGCGGGAAGCCGACCAGCAGTGTCACCGGCTTGGTCGGCCAGGTGGTCTGTGCCCAGGCGGCCGTTGTCGCCAGCGCGCCAAGGCCGAGCGCAGCGACGCCCAGGATCAACGCGGAACGGCGCGAATTCACGGGCGATTTCTTGGTGATTGTCATGACAGGTCTCCGATTATGTTTTGACAGGGCCGCAGCCCCACGGCGCTTCAGGCCGTCTTTTCCATCGCTTCCCACATCCCGTTGATATAGACCGCGCCGAGTGCCCGGTCATAGAGGCCGTATCCCGGCTTGCCCGTCTCGCCCCAGATCATGCGGCCGTGGTCGGGGCGGAAATAGCCCTGGAAGCCGACGTCGTGGTACGCCTTGACGATCGCGGCGATATCCAGCGAGCCGCAGCTCGACAGGTGGGCGGTTTCCTCGAAGTCGCCTTCCGGCGTGATCTTGACGTTGCGGATATGGGCGAAGTGGATGCGGCCCATGCCGCCGAACTCGCGCACCAGCGCCTCGACGTTGTTCTGCGGGCGGGCGCCAAGCGAGCCCGAGCACAGCGTCAGGCCGTTTGCCGGCGTGTCGACGATCCCGAGGATGCGTGCCAGGTCGTCGCGGTCCTTGACGATGCGCGGCAGCCCGAAAATGGGGCGCGGCGGATCGTCCGGATGAATGGCCATCTTGATCCCGCACTCCTGCGCCACGGGAATGATCGCGTGCAGGAAATGCTCCAGATGCTCCCAGAGCCTGGCTTCGTCGATGCCGCGGTATTCAGCCAGCAGCGACTGCAGCTCACCTGGCTCGTAGCTGGAATCCCAGCCGGGCAGGGCGATGCCCTGGCTGACGTCAACCAGTTCGACCTCCCGCGTGCTGAAGGCGAGGCAGGTCGAGCCGTCATCGAGCTTTTTCGCCAGTTCCGTACGGGTCCAGTCGAATACCGGCATGAAGTTGTAGCAGATGACTTCGATGCCCGCGGCGGCCAGGTTCCTGATGTTCTGCTGGTAGTTCGCGATCAGCCGCTCGCGCGTCGGCTTGCCAAGCTTGATGTCCTCATGGACCGGAACCGATTCCACGACCTTGAACTGCAGCCCCGCCGCCTCGATGGTGGACTTGAGCGCCAGGATCTTGTCCAGTGGCCATACCTCGCCGACGGGTTCGTCGTAGATGGCCGAGACGATGTGGGTCATGCCCGGGATCTGCCGGATGTATTCGAGAGGAATCGGGTCGGACGGGCCAAACCAGCGGAACGACATCTTCATGGGGGGCATCCTTGGGGCGACTCTGTTGCGGCAGAACAGGGCGGAAAAACCCCGACCTGTAGTGCGAACCGGCGCGCGGCATGGCCCGGAGGCCACGCAGCATTGGTGTACCGGATTGGTTTATTTGGTTCACCAATTATGAACAGGTTGCCCAATTTTGCCGTCATGGTTTACCATGGGATGCATCAGGCACTGCCCGGCCATGCCGCGTTTTTGTGGCGATTGGTCAACCGGTGATGACATTGGGCAGCCGCCGCCTTACCTGCAATGCGACATTCCACCAGCGATCCTGCAACCCGTCCGTCAGTCGAGAACCCGCCAGCGGCCAGCGACCGGTCGTACCTGAGCCTGGCCGGCCAGGTGCAGGCACTGATCGCATCCGGAGAGTTCTCCGCCGGCATGCGGCTGCCGTCCGAACGCACCCTGGCCGAGCGGTTCAGCGTCAGCCGTACCCTGGTGCGCGAGGCAATCATCGCGCTGGAGGTCCAGGGGCTGGTCGAAGTGCGCGGCGGCTCCGGAATCTACGTCTGCGCAGGAGCGCCCGCGCCCGGTCCCGAGCCGTTTGAGATGCCGTGGCGGCCGGGGCCTATCGAATCGCTGCGCGCCCGGGCCCTGATCGAGGCGGAAGTCGCCGGCCTGGCGGCCAGCGAGCGCAAGGACAGCGATCTTGACCGCATGTTCTCGGCCCTGAGCCTGATGCGCGAGCACATGGACGACAAGCAGGCCAACGAGGCGGCGGACCGCCAGTTCCACCTGTGCCTTGCCGAATCGACCGGCAACCGGGTCCTGCTGCATATGGTCGCCGCACTGTGGGATAGCGGGCGCAGCGATCCGCTGTGGAGCAAGATCGAGGAACACTTCCATACCACCGGGCTACGGGAGGCATCGCAGGAAGACCATCAGCGGATCTTCGCGGCGGTGATGGCCCGCGACGCGATGGCGGCGCGGGCGGCAATGCGCAACCACCTGGAGAGGGTGATCAGCGAGTTCACCCAGGCGTGGCGTTGACAGATAGCCCGTTGGGCGTAGTTCGGCTTTTCCACGCCGGGCCGCTCCAGGAGCGGAGGGTGTAAAAGCCGCCGGTCGCGCGGAAAGTCACCTCAGGGCAAGGCGAACCAACCGCACTGACCGGCGTCGCGACGCGTCAAACCGCGCGGCGAACCATCAGTTCCTTGATCTTGCCGATGGCCTTGGTCGGGTTCAGACCCTTCGGGCACACGTCGACGCAGTTCATGATGCTGTGGCAGCGGAACAGGCGGTACGGGTCGTTCAGGTTGTCCAGGCGCTCGCTGGTGGCCTGGTCGCGGCTGTCCGCGATAAAGCGGTAAGCCTGCAGCAGGCCGGCGGGGCCGACGAACTTGTCCGGGTTCCACCAGAACGACGGGCACGAGGTCGAGCAGCTCGCGCACAGGATGCACTCGTACAGGCCATCCAGCTCGTCGCGCTCTTCCGGCGACTGCAGGCGCTCTTTCTCGGGCGGCGGCTCGTCGTTGATCAGGAACGGCTTGATCGAGTTGTACTGCTTGAAGAACTGCGTCATGTCGACGATCAGGTCGCGCACCACCGGCAGGCCGGGCAGCGGACGCAGCACGATGCGGTCCGGCAGCTCGCGCATGTTGGTCAGGCACGCCAGGCCGTTCTTGCCGTTGATGTTCATCGCGTCCGAGCCGCACACGCCTTCGCGGCACGAACGGCGGAACGAGATGGTCTCGTCCAGCTTCTTGAGCTTGACCAGCGCGTCCAGCAGCATGCGCTCGTGACCGTCGAGTTCGACCTCGTAGGTCTGCATGCGCGGTGCGGCGTCCTTGTCCGGATCGTAGCGGTAGACTTCGAAAATACGCTTCATTTCTGTGGGTCCTGTTGTCTCTACGATGCGGTGCTCAGAAGGTACGGGCCTTCGGCGGCACGCTTTCCACCGTCAGCGGTTCCATCTTCACCGGCTTGTAGTCGAGGCGGTTGCCTTCGCTGTAGAACAGCGTGTGCTTGAGCCAGTTCTGGTCGTCGCGGTTGGGGAAGTCGCTGTGCGCGTGCGCACCGCGCGATTCCTTGCGGGCGGCCGCCGAGATCATGGTGGCCTTGGCCACTTCCACCAGGTTGGCCACTTCCAGGGCTTCCACCAGCGCGGTGTTGAAGACCTTGGACTTGTCCTTCAGGTGGATGTTGTCGGCGCGCTCGGCCACTTCCAGGATGCGGTCGACAC
This genomic window contains:
- a CDS encoding transcriptional regulator → MAPPAWDAVFRHQYREDMGKWFGHQCMARIMAAARAEALRVRLGDNDWEQYYRRHLYSPRGAEFRLSLFPLPAHVDGRTTWSKAFRGQPELIPQSRYLDLCRHGERFRFLAKTRARWRPKVVICLSHRHADEYIEAFSLGGLASEEHALQPADQVRRLRLFTKDGTTWIICPAIGGSAGMTSQVQLDAFGKFLGMRLAESDFKHCAELDAVDDGAPARAERLPERCETRRLPAEAGGSRPVERVRPMFPANEPARAGNCESLV
- a CDS encoding Bug family tripartite tricarboxylate transporter substrate binding protein; protein product: MTITKKSPVNSRRSALILGVAALGLGALATTAAWAQTTWPTKPVTLLVGFPPGGQTDFAGRALLNGLQSSLGQPFVIDNKAGVNGNIASIEVMRAAPDGNKLLVGNGSMTIMPHVYTKLGIVDPQKLTPIGVMLQSPLVLVVPASSPIRTYAQFVEEVKARDKSGKTIDYGSGGTGALPHVTMELLRERMGGPKMNHVPYKGSSPAMVDLMAGRLDAMFDATSVVAPFIKSGQLRPLMVTGPKRVAMIPDVPTATESGIKDFTIISFIGLYGPPGLSPDIVKKANGALNTALKDPAVVKSIVDRGDEPGGGTPEQLATLTRTHYKMWGEVVKANNITAD
- the uxuA gene encoding mannonate dehydratase, translated to MKMSFRWFGPSDPIPLEYIRQIPGMTHIVSAIYDEPVGEVWPLDKILALKSTIEAAGLQFKVVESVPVHEDIKLGKPTRERLIANYQQNIRNLAAAGIEVICYNFMPVFDWTRTELAKKLDDGSTCLAFSTREVELVDVSQGIALPGWDSSYEPGELQSLLAEYRGIDEARLWEHLEHFLHAIIPVAQECGIKMAIHPDDPPRPIFGLPRIVKDRDDLARILGIVDTPANGLTLCSGSLGARPQNNVEALVREFGGMGRIHFAHIRNVKITPEGDFEETAHLSSCGSLDIAAIVKAYHDVGFQGYFRPDHGRMIWGETGKPGYGLYDRALGAVYINGMWEAMEKTA
- a CDS encoding FadR/GntR family transcriptional regulator, which produces MRHSTSDPATRPSVENPPAASDRSYLSLAGQVQALIASGEFSAGMRLPSERTLAERFSVSRTLVREAIIALEVQGLVEVRGGSGIYVCAGAPAPGPEPFEMPWRPGPIESLRARALIEAEVAGLAASERKDSDLDRMFSALSLMREHMDDKQANEAADRQFHLCLAESTGNRVLLHMVAALWDSGRSDPLWSKIEEHFHTTGLREASQEDHQRIFAAVMARDAMAARAAMRNHLERVISEFTQAWR
- a CDS encoding succinate dehydrogenase iron-sulfur subunit; this translates as MKRIFEVYRYDPDKDAAPRMQTYEVELDGHERMLLDALVKLKKLDETISFRRSCREGVCGSDAMNINGKNGLACLTNMRELPDRIVLRPLPGLPVVRDLIVDMTQFFKQYNSIKPFLINDEPPPEKERLQSPEERDELDGLYECILCASCSTSCPSFWWNPDKFVGPAGLLQAYRFIADSRDQATSERLDNLNDPYRLFRCHSIMNCVDVCPKGLNPTKAIGKIKELMVRRAV